Proteins encoded within one genomic window of Pedobacter africanus:
- a CDS encoding M13 family metallopeptidase, with amino-acid sequence MKKINRSIGVSVLAGTVLFMAACNSSETKRELQSGVILKNMDTTVVPGNDFTAYVNGTWMKNTKIPSDKAAYGVGSMVNDKAQEDVKAIIENAAKAKAKDGSEEQKIGDYYESYMNMKVRDAIGLSPLTAEFKRIDALSGIKDLAGYFAYANKTGVKIPFSIGVIEDFKDPKKYMLYTWQGGLGLPDRDFYSLQDAKSKEIRAKYLQHVENMLNLAGLTDAKAKAAQIMALETAMALKQMKKEETRNIAGLYNKYAVKDLNKLLPDFDWNTLLKEAGVKNQDSLVITQVAYTKDLNAILKSTPIDTWKTYLKWGVITGAASSLNSALDKEHFEFYGKTLNGIKEQKPQWRRAVDAVNGSLGEMVGKLYVEKHFSPEAKERMLKLVGNLLKAYESSIRELDWMSPETKKQALAKISKFTPKIGYPDKWRDYSALKVVRGDLYGNNQRADEFEYNRTINKLGKPVDRTEWGMTPQTVNAYYNPTMNEIVFPAAILQPPFFDMNADDAVNYGGIGAVIGHEVGHGFDDQGSTFDGDGVMRNWWTKKDNEEFKKRTGALVAQYGAFQVFPDLKVNGNFTLGENIGDLGGLSIALKAYKASLNGKPAPVMDGFTGEQRVFIGWGQVWLEKSTDEALRNQIATDPHSPARFRVNGIVRNIPEFYTAFKVKPTDSLYLAPEKRVKIW; translated from the coding sequence ATGAAGAAAATCAATAGATCAATTGGAGTGTCTGTGCTTGCCGGAACTGTGCTTTTTATGGCTGCCTGTAACAGTTCAGAAACAAAAAGAGAACTGCAATCTGGTGTTATCCTCAAAAACATGGATACAACGGTTGTTCCGGGCAACGACTTTACTGCCTATGTAAATGGTACCTGGATGAAAAATACAAAAATCCCTTCTGATAAAGCTGCTTATGGAGTGGGGTCGATGGTCAATGACAAGGCCCAGGAAGATGTAAAGGCCATTATAGAAAATGCCGCAAAGGCAAAAGCAAAGGATGGGTCTGAGGAGCAAAAGATAGGTGACTACTACGAGTCTTATATGAACATGAAAGTGCGGGATGCTATCGGATTAAGCCCTTTGACAGCAGAATTTAAAAGGATTGATGCTTTAAGCGGCATTAAGGATCTGGCTGGTTATTTTGCCTATGCCAATAAAACAGGGGTCAAGATCCCTTTCAGTATAGGGGTAATAGAAGACTTTAAAGATCCTAAAAAATACATGCTGTATACCTGGCAGGGTGGTCTTGGTTTGCCCGACCGCGATTTCTATTCGCTGCAGGATGCAAAATCAAAAGAAATCAGGGCCAAATACCTGCAGCATGTCGAAAATATGCTGAATCTGGCAGGCCTGACTGATGCGAAAGCCAAAGCTGCCCAGATCATGGCCCTGGAAACAGCAATGGCGCTCAAACAAATGAAGAAGGAAGAAACCAGGAATATAGCGGGGCTTTACAACAAATATGCAGTGAAAGACCTGAATAAACTGCTGCCCGATTTTGATTGGAATACCTTGCTGAAAGAAGCCGGTGTAAAAAATCAGGACAGCCTGGTCATTACCCAGGTTGCCTACACCAAAGACCTGAATGCTATATTGAAGAGTACCCCGATTGACACCTGGAAAACTTATCTGAAATGGGGTGTGATTACAGGGGCTGCATCTTCCCTGAACAGTGCATTGGATAAAGAACACTTCGAATTCTATGGCAAGACCCTGAACGGGATTAAGGAGCAGAAACCCCAATGGCGCAGGGCTGTTGATGCCGTAAATGGAAGCCTAGGTGAAATGGTGGGTAAACTATATGTAGAAAAACACTTTTCTCCTGAAGCCAAGGAGCGGATGCTGAAACTGGTGGGCAATCTGTTAAAGGCGTATGAAAGCAGCATCAGGGAACTGGACTGGATGAGCCCGGAGACTAAAAAGCAAGCGCTGGCAAAGATCAGTAAATTCACACCGAAAATTGGTTATCCGGATAAATGGAGAGACTACAGTGCCTTGAAAGTGGTAAGAGGTGATCTTTATGGCAATAACCAACGGGCCGATGAGTTCGAATACAACCGTACCATCAATAAACTGGGGAAACCGGTTGACCGTACTGAATGGGGCATGACACCACAAACGGTAAATGCTTACTACAACCCGACCATGAATGAGATCGTATTTCCGGCAGCAATATTGCAACCTCCGTTTTTTGACATGAATGCAGATGACGCGGTAAACTACGGAGGTATAGGGGCAGTAATCGGTCATGAAGTAGGACATGGTTTTGACGACCAGGGCAGCACTTTTGACGGAGATGGTGTGATGCGAAACTGGTGGACAAAAAAAGACAATGAAGAGTTCAAGAAAAGAACAGGTGCACTTGTGGCGCAGTATGGGGCCTTCCAGGTGTTTCCTGATTTAAAGGTGAATGGCAATTTTACGCTTGGAGAGAATATAGGTGATCTGGGTGGCCTAAGCATTGCCCTTAAAGCCTACAAGGCAAGCTTAAACGGTAAGCCCGCTCCGGTTATGGACGGTTTTACAGGTGAGCAAAGGGTGTTCATTGGCTGGGGACAGGTTTGGTTAGAGAAATCTACAGATGAAGCGTTACGGAACCAGATCGCTACTGATCCGCACTCGCCTGCACGGTTCAGGGTAAACGGTATTGTCAGGAATATTCCTGAATTCTATACCGCATTTAAGGTAAAGCCTACAGACTCTTTATACCTGGCGCCCGAAAAAAGGGTGAAGATCTGGTAA
- a CDS encoding CBS domain-containing protein gives MKTVQQLLSTKSAQIFSISENSSVLDALKLMMEKNISALLILEDKQLLGIFTERDYARKIILHGKSSAETPIREVMTAEPITVLPSDTIEFCMGLMTDKHIRHLPVMQDNLLYGMVSIGDVVKFIIEDQRQTISQLENYISS, from the coding sequence ATGAAAACGGTTCAGCAGTTACTCAGCACCAAATCAGCCCAGATCTTCTCCATATCAGAGAATTCGTCAGTTTTAGATGCATTAAAATTAATGATGGAGAAAAACATCAGCGCCTTGCTTATCCTGGAAGACAAACAGCTACTGGGAATTTTTACGGAGCGTGACTATGCAAGAAAGATCATATTACATGGCAAATCTTCAGCAGAAACCCCAATCCGGGAGGTCATGACTGCAGAGCCAATTACGGTACTTCCTTCAGATACCATTGAATTTTGTATGGGGTTGATGACAGATAAACACATCCGGCATTTACCTGTGATGCAGGATAACCTGCTCTATGGCATGGTATCCATTGGAGATGTGGTAAAGTTCATCATTGAAGACCAGAGGCAGACCATTTCCCAACTGGAGAACTATATCAGCAGCTAA
- a CDS encoding GH3 auxin-responsive promoter family protein: MAIVNSIFTWYMKKRVHQIELFMKYPHEVQEEWFHKLITSAEYTEWGIKYDYQSILSTHQFKERVPIQNYDTLKPYIERMLKGEQNILWPSEIKWFAKSSGTTSDRSKFIPVSEESLQECHFKGGKDMLSIFCNNRPDNQILTGKGLVLGGSHQINQLNEDSFYGDLSAVLIKNLPVWAEYYRTPNISIALMDNYEEKMERMAEATIKENVTNIAGVPTWTIVLAKKVLEITGKKHLLEVWPNLELYIHGAVNFKPYREQFRELIPSSDMYYLETYNASEGFFGIQDEVNSDEMLLMLDYGIYYEFLPLEHIEDEHPKTLSLEEVEKNKNYAIIISTNGGLWRYMIGDTVQFTSLFPYRIKITGRTKHFINAFGEEVIIDNAEQAICKACTETGAVFKDYTACPIYFKGEEVGGHEWIIEFDQQPNDFEHFIDVLDQTLREVNSDYDAKRFKDLALRRPKVHNAPSNTFYNWLKSKGKLGGQHKVPRLANDRKYVEEILSIL; this comes from the coding sequence ATGGCAATTGTAAATTCGATTTTTACCTGGTATATGAAGAAGCGCGTTCATCAGATCGAGCTTTTTATGAAATATCCCCATGAAGTACAGGAAGAATGGTTTCACAAATTGATAACCAGCGCTGAGTACACGGAATGGGGCATAAAGTATGACTATCAATCCATCCTCTCTACCCATCAGTTTAAAGAGAGGGTACCCATTCAAAATTACGATACTTTAAAGCCTTATATAGAGCGGATGCTGAAGGGTGAACAGAATATCCTCTGGCCTTCGGAGATCAAGTGGTTCGCCAAATCATCGGGTACGACCAGCGACAGGAGCAAATTTATTCCGGTTTCTGAGGAATCGCTGCAGGAATGCCATTTCAAAGGGGGAAAGGACATGCTTTCTATCTTTTGCAACAATCGCCCCGACAACCAGATCCTGACCGGCAAAGGCCTCGTACTTGGCGGAAGCCACCAGATCAACCAACTGAATGAGGATTCTTTTTACGGCGATCTTTCAGCCGTACTGATCAAAAACCTGCCTGTATGGGCGGAATATTATCGCACGCCCAACATCTCTATTGCCCTTATGGACAACTATGAGGAAAAAATGGAAAGAATGGCCGAGGCTACCATCAAAGAAAATGTAACCAATATAGCCGGTGTGCCCACCTGGACTATTGTACTGGCCAAAAAGGTTCTTGAAATTACCGGAAAGAAGCATTTGCTGGAGGTATGGCCAAACCTGGAACTTTACATTCATGGCGCGGTGAATTTTAAACCCTACAGGGAACAGTTCCGGGAGTTGATCCCATCTTCGGACATGTACTACCTGGAGACTTACAATGCATCGGAAGGTTTCTTTGGCATACAGGATGAAGTAAACTCAGATGAGATGCTCCTGATGCTCGATTATGGCATTTACTATGAATTTCTGCCCCTGGAGCATATTGAAGATGAACATCCGAAGACCTTGTCGCTGGAAGAAGTTGAGAAGAACAAGAACTACGCCATCATCATCTCTACCAATGGGGGCCTGTGGCGGTACATGATCGGGGATACCGTTCAGTTTACCAGCCTTTTCCCTTACCGGATAAAAATCACGGGTCGTACCAAACATTTCATCAACGCTTTTGGTGAAGAGGTGATTATTGACAATGCAGAGCAGGCCATTTGTAAAGCCTGTACAGAAACAGGTGCGGTATTTAAAGACTATACGGCCTGTCCTATCTATTTTAAAGGTGAAGAAGTAGGCGGACATGAATGGATCATCGAATTTGACCAGCAGCCCAATGACTTCGAGCATTTTATAGATGTCCTGGACCAGACTTTAAGGGAAGTAAATTCTGATTATGATGCCAAGCGCTTTAAAGATCTTGCGCTGCGCAGACCGAAAGTACACAATGCCCCTTCCAATACATTTTACAACTGGTTAAAATCCAAAGGTAAACTGGGCGGGCAGCATAAGGTTCCGCGGCTGGCAAATGACAGGAAATACGTAGAAGAGATTTTGTCAATTCTTTAA
- the lptB gene encoding LPS export ABC transporter ATP-binding protein: protein MILRAEHLIKKYKQRTVVNDVSFSVSQGEIVGLLGPNGAGKTTSFYMIVGLIKPNEGTIFLDEHDITKDPMYRRAQKGIGYLAQEASVFRKLSVEDNIMAILEMTEMGREERHEKLEELITEFSLHKVRKNRGDLLSGGERRRTEIARALAANPNFILLDEPFAGVDPIAVEEIQTIVHKLKNKNIGILITDHNVQETLSITDRAYLLFEGKILESGTPEVLAANEMVRRVYLGSNFVLRKKQL from the coding sequence ATGATCTTAAGGGCTGAGCATCTCATAAAAAAATATAAACAGCGGACTGTTGTTAACGACGTCTCTTTTAGTGTGAGTCAGGGTGAAATTGTGGGGCTATTGGGGCCAAACGGGGCGGGTAAAACCACTTCATTTTACATGATCGTGGGGTTGATCAAACCGAACGAAGGCACTATATTTTTGGATGAACACGACATCACCAAAGACCCAATGTACCGCAGGGCCCAAAAGGGTATCGGGTACCTGGCGCAGGAAGCTTCGGTATTCAGGAAACTTTCGGTAGAGGACAACATCATGGCCATCCTGGAAATGACAGAAATGGGCCGCGAGGAACGTCATGAAAAGCTGGAAGAACTGATTACGGAGTTCAGCTTGCATAAAGTCCGCAAAAACAGGGGCGACCTGCTCTCAGGTGGAGAAAGAAGAAGGACAGAAATTGCCCGCGCACTTGCAGCGAACCCTAATTTTATATTACTGGATGAGCCTTTTGCAGGGGTTGACCCTATTGCAGTAGAGGAGATCCAGACCATAGTGCATAAGCTAAAAAATAAAAACATCGGGATACTGATCACAGACCATAACGTGCAGGAGACTTTGTCTATTACCGACAGGGCTTACCTGCTTTTTGAAGGCAAGATATTAGAATCGGGCACACCTGAAGTGCTTGCAGCCAATGAAATGGTAAGAAGGGTTTACCTGGGGTCGAACTTCGTACTGCGCAAAAAACAACTCTAG
- the recJ gene encoding single-stranded-DNA-specific exonuclease RecJ, translating into MKKRWVQAIQGNMEVADSLAQELNIDKSLAQILAQRGISSFDEARSFFRPEMASLHNPFLMKDMNRAIERIDEALLKGEKILVYGDYDVDGTTSVALTYSFFSRLTKEIDFYIPDRHKEGYGISTVGIDYAKAHGFSLIIALDCGIKSIDKVAYANSLGIDFIICDHHLPGETLPAAAAILDPKREDCSYPFKELAGCGIGFKLAQAYSLQHGLPAAQYEQYIDLVMVSIAADIVPVNDENRVLAYHGLIKLNTNPSIGLKALMEISGKAKDYTLTDVVFSLAPRINAAGRMDHAKQAVKMLLCTENDLAQEQSLLINLQNTERKTSDQNITAEALALIGECEILVNKKTTVVYHENWNKGVIGIVASRLTEKYYRPTVVLTKSNGLLTGSARSVAGFDLYEALLGCEDLMVQFGGHKFAAGLTLQPEHIDAFSERFENIVAATITEDLLCPEIRIDNEIMLSQIDGKFQRIIAQMAPFGPHNMAPVFVSHNVTIMGRPYVVGTKHLKLAIKQQNSPIFESIGFGMAEEYEHVLQPNRPFSVCYTIEENVWREQRRLQLNIKGIKADNDLKG; encoded by the coding sequence ATGAAGAAAAGATGGGTGCAGGCTATACAAGGCAATATGGAAGTGGCAGATTCGCTTGCACAAGAATTAAATATAGACAAAAGTTTAGCTCAGATACTGGCGCAAAGGGGCATTTCATCTTTTGATGAGGCGCGTAGTTTCTTTAGGCCGGAAATGGCATCCCTGCACAACCCTTTTTTAATGAAGGATATGAACAGGGCAATTGAACGCATAGACGAGGCCCTGTTAAAAGGAGAAAAAATTCTGGTTTATGGTGATTACGACGTGGACGGAACAACATCGGTTGCCCTCACCTATAGTTTTTTTAGCAGGCTCACAAAGGAGATCGACTTTTACATACCCGACAGGCATAAAGAGGGCTACGGCATCTCTACGGTGGGAATTGATTATGCCAAAGCCCATGGCTTCAGCCTGATCATAGCCCTGGACTGCGGGATCAAATCTATTGACAAGGTGGCATATGCCAATTCTTTAGGCATAGATTTTATCATTTGCGACCATCACTTGCCAGGCGAGACCCTACCGGCGGCGGCGGCCATACTTGATCCGAAACGCGAAGATTGCAGCTACCCCTTCAAGGAATTGGCAGGTTGTGGCATAGGCTTTAAGCTGGCGCAGGCATATTCCCTGCAACATGGATTACCCGCGGCGCAATACGAGCAGTATATTGACCTGGTTATGGTAAGCATTGCTGCCGACATTGTGCCCGTTAATGATGAGAACAGGGTGCTTGCCTATCATGGCCTGATCAAACTAAACACCAATCCCTCTATAGGCCTGAAAGCCCTGATGGAAATATCCGGGAAGGCCAAGGACTATACGCTTACCGATGTGGTATTTTCACTTGCACCAAGGATCAATGCCGCCGGGCGTATGGACCATGCCAAACAGGCTGTAAAAATGTTGTTGTGTACAGAGAACGATCTGGCACAGGAACAAAGCCTTTTAATTAACCTGCAAAATACAGAACGTAAAACGTCTGACCAGAACATTACTGCCGAAGCACTGGCCCTGATTGGGGAATGTGAGATACTGGTCAATAAAAAAACAACTGTAGTTTACCATGAAAACTGGAACAAGGGGGTTATTGGCATCGTTGCTTCCAGGCTGACAGAAAAATATTACCGACCTACGGTGGTTCTGACCAAATCAAACGGTCTGCTTACAGGGTCGGCCCGTTCGGTTGCGGGCTTTGATCTTTATGAGGCCCTGCTGGGCTGCGAAGATCTGATGGTGCAATTTGGAGGGCATAAGTTCGCAGCCGGCCTTACCCTGCAGCCTGAGCATATCGACGCTTTCAGCGAGCGTTTCGAAAATATTGTAGCCGCTACCATTACAGAAGACCTGTTATGCCCTGAAATCAGGATAGACAACGAAATCATGTTATCCCAGATAGATGGCAAATTTCAGCGGATCATTGCCCAGATGGCACCGTTTGGACCGCATAATATGGCCCCGGTTTTTGTGAGCCATAATGTAACAATTATGGGCAGGCCCTATGTTGTAGGCACAAAACACTTAAAGTTGGCAATAAAACAACAAAATTCACCTATTTTTGAAAGCATCGGATTTGGCATGGCAGAAGAATATGAACATGTGCTGCAACCAAACCGGCCTTTTTCTGTTTGTTATACTATAGAAGAAAATGTATGGAGAGAACAAAGGCGTTTACAATTAAATATAAAAGGAATAAAAGCGGATAATGATCTTAAGGGCTGA
- a CDS encoding MBL fold metallo-hydrolase, translated as MQVFTLYEGSYSVDASKKFIPFNPETDDPKSRPASLFIHVQPFLVQLKDQLLLLDTGLGYSNDKGLLILHENIRKAGFDPEDVTMVLMSHLHFDHSGGMIHKLDNKIELSFPHANYVIQRGEWEAAFTNPSSSYKTEIFDFLQRNAQLTFIDGSGQLSEGISYELTGAHTPFHQVFLLDDGVDKVFFGGDVLPEPEELLRKFIAKYDFDGRKAMELREEFGNRAAEENWNCLFYHGKSRASGHVSKAEGQFKIS; from the coding sequence TTGCAAGTTTTCACTTTATACGAGGGTTCTTATTCTGTAGACGCAAGCAAAAAGTTCATCCCTTTTAACCCCGAAACGGACGATCCTAAAAGCCGGCCTGCCTCTTTGTTTATTCATGTGCAGCCATTCCTTGTACAACTGAAAGATCAATTGTTGTTGCTGGACACGGGTTTGGGCTATAGTAACGACAAAGGACTGCTTATTCTGCATGAAAACATCAGGAAAGCGGGATTTGATCCTGAAGATGTAACCATGGTACTCATGTCACACCTGCATTTCGACCATTCAGGAGGGATGATCCATAAACTGGATAACAAAATCGAACTGAGTTTTCCTCATGCCAATTATGTGATCCAGCGGGGCGAATGGGAGGCGGCATTTACCAACCCGTCCTCTTCCTATAAGACAGAGATCTTTGATTTTTTACAGCGTAATGCACAGCTTACTTTTATAGATGGCTCAGGGCAGCTCAGTGAGGGGATCAGTTACGAGTTAACTGGTGCGCACACACCTTTTCATCAGGTTTTTCTGCTGGATGACGGTGTGGATAAAGTCTTTTTTGGGGGCGATGTTCTACCTGAACCGGAAGAACTGCTCAGGAAGTTTATCGCCAAATATGATTTTGATGGCCGTAAAGCAATGGAATTGAGGGAAGAATTTGGGAACAGGGCCGCTGAGGAAAACTGGAACTGCCTT